A genomic stretch from Aerococcaceae bacterium zg-1292 includes:
- a CDS encoding restriction endonuclease subunit S — protein MTNNKIIQPKVRFKEFAGEGAKAWEQRKLGEVADKVNEKNIGLQYIETFTNSAEFGIISQRDFFDHDIAKVNSLDGYYIVRSEDFVYNPRISISAPVGPINRNKLAKIGVMSPLYTVFRTHDIDTTYLEYFFKSRYWHSFMNFNGNSGARSDRFSIKDSIFFEMPIPLPHIVEQQKIGEYLTTLDHLITLHQRKEEGLQTLKKTLLAKMFPKNGKNIPELRFKGFSDAWEQRKLGEIVDVRSGKDYKHLSQGNIPVYGTGGYMLSVDSALSYEKDAIGIGRKGTINSPYLLRAPFWTVDTLFYSIPQDSFDLMFIYCIFQKINWYKKDESTGVPSLSKININNSKVFITNTEEQSYIGKCFSHLDHLITLHQRKVEKLKILKKSMLEKMFI, from the coding sequence ATGACAAACAATAAAATAATACAACCGAAAGTTCGTTTTAAAGAGTTTGCAGGGGAAGGCGCGAAAGCTTGGGAACAGCGTAAGTTGGGGGAAGTTGCAGATAAAGTAAATGAAAAAAATATAGGACTACAATATATAGAAACTTTTACTAACTCGGCAGAGTTTGGAATAATAAGCCAAAGAGATTTTTTTGACCATGATATTGCAAAAGTTAATAGTTTAGACGGTTATTATATCGTCAGGAGTGAGGATTTTGTTTATAATCCTCGTATCTCAATTTCTGCACCTGTTGGTCCGATAAATCGTAATAAGTTAGCCAAAATTGGCGTAATGTCACCACTTTATACGGTTTTTAGAACACACGATATTGACACAACTTATTTAGAATATTTCTTCAAGAGTAGGTATTGGCATTCATTTATGAATTTCAATGGTAATTCGGGTGCAAGGTCTGACAGGTTTTCAATAAAAGATTCTATATTTTTTGAAATGCCAATTCCTCTACCACATATTGTGGAACAGCAAAAAATCGGAGAATATTTAACTACATTAGACCACCTCATCACCCTTCATCAGCGTAAGGAGGAAGGGTTACAGACATTGAAAAAGACATTACTAGCTAAAATGTTCCCAAAAAATGGGAAAAATATTCCAGAATTACGATTCAAAGGCTTTTCAGACGCTTGGGAACAGCGTAAGTTGGGGGAAATCGTTGACGTAAGAAGTGGAAAAGATTACAAACATCTGTCTCAGGGGAATATTCCTGTATATGGAACTGGTGGATATATGCTTAGTGTTGATTCAGCTCTTTCATATGAGAAAGATGCTATTGGGATTGGAAGAAAAGGAACTATTAATAGTCCATATCTTTTGAGGGCTCCATTTTGGACTGTGGACACTTTGTTTTACTCGATTCCGCAGGATAGTTTTGATTTGATGTTTATATATTGTATATTTCAAAAAATAAATTGGTATAAAAAAGATGAGTCTACTGGTGTGCCTAGTTTATCAAAAATAAATATAAATAATTCCAAAGTGTTTATTACCAATACGGAAGAGCAATCATACATCGGTAAGTGTTTCTCCCACCTCGACCACCTCATCACCCTTCATCAGCGTAAGGTGGAAAAATTAAAAATTCTCAAGAAATCTATGCTTGAAAAGATGTTCATTTAG
- a CDS encoding type I restriction endonuclease subunit R, giving the protein MANYTGELMYERQLIDRLTSGESQWTYRDDLKNEEQLWNNFFLKLEQNNVRLLNEVPLTKQEKEQIKNQLNFVNYYSAAKWLVGENGIVRVVVQREDASLGTIYLEVLRRDNVSGGTSSYEVVNQVERSSASNSDGNRRLDVTLLINGLPMIHIELKNNSTGFMDAFYQIKKYDKEGKFRGIYSTLQMFVISNVSETRYIAAARENRLNDQFLTKWVDKNNQPVNHLLDFADHVLSIPRAHEMVMQYSVIDDDKKALILLRPYQVHAIEEVKKRACRGESGYIWHTTGSGKTLTSYKVARNLLLIPSMEKTIFVVDRQDLDQQTSLSFLSYARNDVIDIDETDNTDALVKRLISKEKSVIVTTIQKIQTMMKKFERGKYESKQAGIRQIKLAFVVDECHRAVTPQAQKVISRFFVHSTWYGFTGTPIFAENKREQLGNLAQTTEEQYGNCLHEYTVKEAIHDKAVLGFQVEYKSTIMNEIEEKDISSEVYEKDSHMLRVIDSIVNQSVRKLGLNRGVGNTYSAILTVKSIAIAQRYFDYFKELKEEGTLTREGVTVTLSEEIKRMVPDFPRVAITYSVSENESSSIQSQEKMKQAIEYYNQQFNTHFHVMDYRGYNTNLNDRLARKSDRYQFRDQQLDLVIVVDRLLTGFDAPSLSTLFIDRLPMKPQHLVQAFSRTNRLFDQQKKHGQIVTFQAPQLFKESVDNALKLYSNGGENFVLAPEWSEEKADFDEKVKQLFAIASTPEQTPDIDRASDEELRRFAKAYQEFDKLFASIQVYSEYDEQAALSTVGLTKSMIESYNGKYQNVIDELKNRKDPDEDKTLTKVDIYYALESIRTDVINYEYIITLIQAFIPEEENDIQEISPRDVASIDKYIIDLEKSNSKLATVISNLWAQIQMDPIRYKGQSVMEILEEEIQEKVEDSLREFSEEYAVGQSELQFVANHYRLGKEKQRGEQALIDSQNFNKYQENKGADALNRLKYKRAVKKKHKELIEEEIIPLQRKR; this is encoded by the coding sequence TTGGCGAATTATACAGGAGAATTAATGTATGAACGACAATTGATTGATAGACTAACAAGTGGAGAAAGTCAATGGACATATCGTGATGATTTAAAGAATGAAGAACAATTATGGAATAATTTCTTTTTAAAATTAGAACAAAATAATGTACGATTACTGAATGAAGTGCCGTTAACCAAACAAGAAAAAGAGCAAATAAAGAATCAACTGAATTTTGTTAATTACTACTCTGCAGCTAAATGGTTAGTAGGGGAGAACGGAATTGTTCGAGTGGTGGTTCAGCGTGAAGATGCGTCATTAGGTACGATTTATCTGGAGGTATTACGGCGTGACAATGTCAGTGGGGGAACGTCTTCTTATGAAGTAGTGAATCAAGTTGAACGTAGTAGTGCTTCCAACTCAGATGGTAATCGACGTTTAGATGTAACACTATTAATTAATGGCTTGCCGATGATCCATATTGAACTAAAAAATAATAGTACTGGTTTTATGGATGCCTTTTATCAAATTAAAAAGTATGACAAAGAAGGTAAGTTTAGAGGTATTTATTCAACACTTCAAATGTTTGTAATTTCAAATGTATCTGAAACACGCTATATTGCAGCAGCACGTGAAAATCGTCTAAATGATCAATTTTTGACTAAATGGGTGGATAAAAATAATCAACCAGTTAATCACTTATTAGATTTCGCAGATCATGTATTGTCTATTCCACGTGCGCATGAAATGGTGATGCAATATTCTGTTATTGATGATGATAAAAAAGCACTCATTTTATTGCGTCCTTATCAAGTACATGCTATTGAAGAAGTGAAAAAACGTGCGTGTAGGGGAGAGTCTGGCTATATTTGGCATACGACAGGTTCTGGAAAGACATTAACGAGCTATAAAGTGGCACGTAATTTATTATTGATTCCCTCAATGGAAAAGACTATTTTTGTGGTGGATCGTCAAGATTTAGACCAACAAACATCATTGAGTTTCTTATCGTATGCACGAAATGATGTGATTGATATTGATGAAACGGATAATACCGATGCGTTAGTTAAGCGTCTAATTTCAAAAGAGAAATCAGTAATTGTAACGACGATTCAAAAAATTCAAACTATGATGAAAAAGTTTGAACGTGGAAAATATGAATCCAAACAAGCAGGTATTCGGCAAATTAAATTAGCGTTTGTAGTAGATGAATGTCACCGTGCAGTTACACCGCAAGCACAAAAAGTAATATCACGTTTTTTTGTCCATTCTACATGGTACGGCTTTACAGGTACACCGATTTTTGCTGAAAATAAACGAGAACAATTAGGTAATTTAGCTCAAACAACAGAGGAGCAATATGGTAACTGTCTGCATGAGTATACAGTAAAAGAAGCGATTCATGATAAAGCTGTACTGGGTTTTCAAGTTGAGTATAAATCAACGATTATGAATGAGATAGAGGAGAAAGATATCTCTTCTGAAGTGTATGAAAAAGATAGCCATATGTTGCGAGTGATTGATTCGATTGTAAATCAATCGGTCAGAAAATTAGGATTAAATCGTGGGGTAGGGAACACGTATAGTGCGATTTTAACTGTAAAAAGTATTGCGATTGCGCAACGGTATTTTGATTATTTTAAAGAATTAAAAGAAGAGGGAACTTTGACACGAGAAGGTGTTACAGTAACCTTATCGGAAGAAATAAAGAGAATGGTACCTGACTTTCCTAGAGTAGCGATTACGTATTCTGTTAGTGAAAATGAATCGAGTAGTATTCAAAGTCAAGAAAAGATGAAACAAGCCATTGAGTATTATAACCAACAATTTAATACACATTTTCATGTAATGGATTATAGAGGGTATAATACGAATCTGAATGATCGTTTAGCACGTAAGAGTGATCGTTATCAGTTTAGGGATCAGCAGTTGGACTTAGTAATTGTGGTAGATAGGCTATTAACTGGCTTTGATGCACCCAGTCTATCCACTTTATTTATCGACCGATTACCAATGAAGCCGCAGCATCTTGTCCAAGCTTTTAGTCGAACGAATCGCTTATTCGACCAACAGAAGAAACATGGACAAATTGTTACTTTCCAAGCACCACAATTATTCAAGGAAAGCGTTGATAATGCGTTGAAATTGTACTCAAATGGTGGCGAGAATTTTGTTTTAGCACCAGAATGGTCGGAAGAGAAAGCGGATTTCGATGAGAAAGTAAAACAGTTATTCGCAATTGCATCGACACCTGAACAAACACCGGATATTGACCGAGCTTCAGATGAAGAATTGAGACGCTTTGCGAAAGCCTATCAGGAATTTGACAAATTATTTGCTTCGATTCAAGTGTATTCAGAATATGATGAACAGGCTGCATTGTCAACAGTGGGCTTAACTAAGTCAATGATCGAATCATATAATGGAAAATATCAAAATGTTATTGATGAATTGAAAAATAGAAAAGATCCTGATGAGGACAAGACGCTTACAAAAGTGGATATTTATTATGCGCTTGAATCTATCCGAACAGATGTTATCAACTATGAGTATATTATCACTTTGATTCAAGCCTTTATTCCTGAGGAGGAAAATGATATTCAAGAGATTTCGCCAAGGGATGTTGCATCAATCGATAAATATATTATAGATTTAGAAAAATCGAATTCGAAATTGGCGACTGTCATCAGTAATTTATGGGCACAAATTCAAATGGATCCGATTCGTTATAAAGGTCAATCAGTCATGGAAATATTGGAAGAGGAAATTCAAGAAAAAGTAGAGGATTCATTGAGAGAATTTTCTGAAGAATATGCAGTAGGGCAGTCAGAATTACAATTTGTGGCGAATCACTATCGCTTAGGTAAAGAGAAACAAAGAGGGGAACAGGCATTAATTGATTCTCAAAACTTTAATAAATACCAAGAGAATAAGGGTGCAGATGCCCTGAATAGACTTAAATATAAACGTGCTGTTAAAAAGAAACATAAAGAATTAATTGAAGAAGAAATTATCCCACTACAACGCAAACGATAG
- a CDS encoding restriction endonuclease subunit S, whose product MEFVLFITERQSILIQQAWEQRKLGEVADKVNEKNIGLQYIETFTNSAEFGIISQRDFFDHDIAKVNSLDGYYIVRSEDFVYNPRISISAPVGPINRNKLAKIGVMSPLYTVFRTHDIDTTYLEYFFKSRYWHSFMNFNGNSGARSDRFSIKDSIFFEMPIPLPHIVEQQKIGEYLTTLDHLITLHQRNEKFYSNFKKLLSHYNTFYKSI is encoded by the coding sequence ATCGAATTTGTACTTTTTATCACAGAAAGACAAAGTATTTTAATACAGCAAGCTTGGGAACAGCGTAAGTTGGGGGAAGTTGCAGATAAAGTAAATGAAAAAAATATAGGACTACAATATATAGAAACTTTTACTAACTCGGCAGAGTTTGGAATAATAAGCCAAAGAGATTTTTTTGACCATGATATTGCAAAAGTTAATAGTTTAGACGGTTATTATATCGTCAGGAGTGAGGATTTTGTTTATAATCCTCGTATCTCAATTTCTGCACCTGTTGGTCCGATAAATCGTAATAAGTTAGCCAAAATTGGCGTAATGTCACCACTTTATACGGTTTTTAGAACACACGATATTGACACAACTTATTTAGAATATTTCTTCAAGAGTAGGTATTGGCATTCATTTATGAATTTCAATGGTAATTCGGGTGCAAGGTCTGACAGGTTTTCAATAAAAGATTCTATATTTTTTGAAATGCCAATTCCTCTACCACATATTGTGGAACAGCAAAAAATCGGAGAATATTTAACTACATTAGACCACCTCATCACCCTTCATCAGCGTAACGAAAAATTTTATTCTAACTTCAAAAAATTATTATCACATTATAACACTTTCTACAAATCCATCTAA
- a CDS encoding site-specific integrase → MDATNLFSEYYEQWMTIYKKDSVRSITLAKYQMTLKWIRQLAPDLTLEQLNRLNYQTLLNDYAKVHERQTTMDFHHQLKSAILDAVDEGYLERDPTRKAIIKGKIPRNKKPKYLSQFELHSLLQQLDLSNQLNWDWFILLIAKTGIRFSEALALTPEDFDFPHQILSINKTWDYKGDGGFAPTKNKSSHRKIRIDWQLVIQFSQLIKGFEAEKPIFTDGKVYNSTINDRLSRHCRQAEIPVISIHGLRHTHASLLLSAGVSIASVAQRLGHSSMTTTQKTYLHIIQELENKDTDIIMRSMSELY, encoded by the coding sequence ATGGATGCAACAAATTTATTTTCAGAATATTATGAGCAATGGATGACAATATATAAAAAAGATTCTGTTCGAAGCATTACTCTTGCAAAATATCAAATGACACTCAAATGGATTCGACAACTCGCACCGGATTTGACACTTGAACAACTTAATCGTTTAAATTACCAAACATTATTAAATGACTATGCAAAAGTACATGAACGACAAACAACGATGGATTTCCATCATCAATTAAAAAGTGCCATTCTGGATGCAGTTGATGAAGGTTATTTGGAACGCGACCCTACTCGTAAAGCTATTATAAAAGGAAAAATCCCTCGGAATAAAAAACCAAAATATCTTAGTCAATTTGAATTACACTCATTGTTACAACAATTGGATTTATCTAATCAACTCAACTGGGATTGGTTTATCCTATTAATTGCCAAAACTGGGATACGTTTTTCAGAAGCACTTGCTTTAACACCTGAAGACTTTGACTTTCCACATCAAATACTTTCTATCAATAAAACATGGGATTACAAAGGAGATGGTGGTTTTGCGCCAACAAAAAATAAATCTTCTCATCGCAAAATTCGTATTGACTGGCAATTAGTAATTCAATTTTCTCAACTAATTAAAGGTTTTGAAGCGGAGAAACCCATCTTTACTGATGGAAAAGTATATAATTCAACAATAAACGATCGATTATCCCGACATTGTCGTCAAGCTGAAATTCCAGTAATTTCAATTCATGGTTTGCGCCATACACACGCATCACTCTTGCTAAGTGCTGGAGTATCAATCGCAAGTGTCGCCCAACGCCTAGGTCATTCAAGCATGACGACAACTCAAAAAACATATTTACACATTATTCAAGAACTCGAAAATAAAGACACGGATATTATTATGCGATCCATGTCGGAACTATATTAA
- a CDS encoding transposase: MKKAIKIKLFPTDEQQELLFQSCGVARKAYNLCKELDLQYLKQFGKGINDRDFGPLMTQIRRGDDFPYMKLVSADVAKQAVKDYITARSRSFKNFKNGYHVNWKTRKSKLSFYADYVKTKVKRKAVYISMIGDIKTSSQLPRNFKLGNPRVSYDGLSWWISITTEVPKPEQVELTDVSIGLDLGLTTLVTTSDGQTFDNIMKSESVKELDKKIKQYQRALSRKERGSKKYQQTYERFLKCVQKKTNIRRNYAFHVANALVRTKPKRIVMESLSIKHMLKNKRLAKAIHDVAWYNLQTIIIQKANFFGIEVVKVDSRFPSSQLCCVCGNRQPMPLDKREYNCQHCGISINRDLNAAINLASI, encoded by the coding sequence TTGAAAAAGGCAATTAAAATAAAGCTTTTTCCAACTGACGAACAACAAGAACTTCTGTTTCAATCTTGCGGAGTGGCTCGCAAGGCATATAATCTATGCAAAGAGTTAGATTTACAGTATTTAAAACAATTCGGCAAAGGTATTAATGATAGAGATTTCGGCCCACTAATGACTCAAATTAGGAGAGGCGATGATTTCCCTTATATGAAATTAGTATCAGCCGATGTGGCAAAACAAGCTGTAAAAGATTATATTACTGCTAGAAGTCGGTCATTTAAAAATTTTAAAAATGGCTATCATGTCAATTGGAAAACACGTAAATCAAAACTGTCGTTTTATGCCGATTATGTTAAAACGAAAGTCAAACGTAAAGCGGTTTACATTTCAATGATTGGGGATATTAAGACCTCTTCCCAATTGCCAAGAAACTTTAAGCTGGGCAATCCAAGAGTGTCTTACGATGGACTTAGCTGGTGGATTTCAATTACAACAGAAGTCCCAAAACCAGAACAAGTTGAATTGACGGACGTTTCTATTGGGTTGGATTTAGGGTTAACAACACTAGTGACCACCTCTGATGGACAAACGTTTGATAATATCATGAAAAGCGAATCAGTGAAAGAATTGGATAAGAAAATTAAACAGTATCAACGTGCTTTATCCCGTAAAGAGCGAGGCTCAAAAAAATATCAGCAGACCTATGAGCGATTCTTAAAATGTGTGCAAAAGAAAACCAATATTAGACGCAATTATGCATTTCATGTAGCGAATGCTTTGGTGAGAACCAAGCCAAAACGCATCGTGATGGAATCATTAAGTATTAAACACATGTTGAAAAATAAAAGACTTGCGAAAGCAATCCATGATGTTGCATGGTACAACTTACAAACCATTATCATACAAAAAGCAAACTTTTTTGGTATTGAAGTGGTTAAAGTTGATAGCCGCTTCCCATCCAGTCAATTGTGTTGTGTATGTGGCAATCGTCAACCTATGCCACTCGATAAGCGAGAATACAATTGTCAACATTGTGGAATATCAATCAATCGTGATTTGAATGCAGCGATTAATTTAGCAAGTATTTAG